Below is a window of Streptomyces qaidamensis DNA.
CCCCCGGGTGCTGCGGACGTGCGCCGCCCAAGGACTCGCCTCGCACACGAGCCGGCACCGGGATCTGCGCCGCTTCACGGGGGAGCGGGTGGCCGTCCTCGGCGCCGGGCAGTCCGCCCTCGAGTGCGCGACCCTGCTGCACGAGGCACGGGCCCGGCCCACCGTCGTGGCCCGCACCTCGGCGGTGCTCTTCGACCCCCCGCCGCCGAGTGGCACGGCCGACCGCTCCCGGCTGCAAGGGCCGGGCTCACCACTGGGGCGCGGGCGACCGCTGCTCGGCGCCGTCAGCCGGGGCGGGACGGCCTACCGCCGCCTCCCCGCGCCGCTGCGTATGGAGCTGCTGCGTGCCGTGCCGAGGCCGTCCGGCGCCTGGTGGCTGAAGGAGCGGGCGGCGGGGCGGTTCCCGGTGCTGTGCGGCCGTACGCTGATCACCGCCGAGCCGGGGTACGGGGTGGTCCGGCTGCGGCTGCTCGACGAGCACGGCTGGCCGGAGGACCTCGTGGTCGACCACGTCCTGGCCGCCACGGGCTACCGGGTCGACATCCGCCGCCTGGACGTCCTCGATCCGGGCCTGCGGCGGTCTCTGCGGGTCTTCGCCGGAGCACCGGTGCTGACCAACGGGTTCGAGTCCTCGACGCCGGGCCTGTACTTCACCGGGCTCGCGGCGGCACCGAGTTTCGGGCCGCTGCTGCGGTTCGTCACCGGCACCGGGTTCGCCGCCCGCCGCGTCACCGCCGCCGTGACAGCCGCGAAGGGGCGGTAGCCCTGTGCGCGCGCGACGGCTGCGTCCCGCTCTGGCCGCACTGGCCCTGGTGCTGGCGTTCGGCTGCGGCGCCACCGAGCCGGACACACCCAGGCCGACGCCCGTTCCGCAGGGCTGGACACTGACGTTCCACGACGAGTTCGACGGCTCGGAACTCGACACCGACCGCTGGGCGACCTGCTACGACTGGAACCAGGACGGCTGCACCAACAGCGGCAACGACGAGGAGCAGTGGTACCTGCCCGGTCAGGTGTCCGTCCGCGACGGCCTGCTCAGCCTGAACGCCGAGCGGCAAGAGACACAGGGCAGCGACGACCGGACGTACCCCTGGCGCTCCGGCATGATCTCCACCGGCCGGGACGACTGGTACGCAGACCCCCGGCACGTCTTCACCTACGGATACTTCGAGGCGTCCATCCGCGTTCCCGAACAGGCCGGCATGTTCCCGGCGTTCTGGATGATGCCGGCGTCCAGGTTCACGCCCCCCGAGCTCGACATCATGGAGTTCCTCGGCGGCACCGACCGGGTCTTCATGTACGCGCACTGGCGCAGCCCCGAGGGCGACCAACGGGCCCGTGGCACCTACGGACCCGTCCCGTTCGCCGAGGAGCATCACGTATACGGCATGCTCTGGACCGAGGACAAGGTGAGCTGGTACGTCGACGGGGTCGAGCGCTTCCGGGTCACCGAGCCCGAACAGGTGCCGCACGTGCCCATGGAGGTGCTGGTCAATCTCGCCGTCGGGGTGCCGCAGTCGCCGCCCGCCTCGGTGGATGCGGCCCGGATGACGGTGGACTGGGTGCGCGTCTGGCAGGAGTGACGGGCCGTCACCGGGCGGTCAGGGGCAGCGACGGGTGGGGGTGGTCGATGCCGGCCCGCAGCCGCCGGTAGCTTCGCCAGGCCCTGCTCAGGGCCCGCTCGGGGAACGGGGCCACAGGTGCGCCCAGGCCCTGCGCCCAGTCCAGGAAGCGGTCCCGGGTGGTGTCGGCGCGCACCATCAGCCGGGCGATGCGCAGGGGTTCGTCCGCGCCGGAGCTGAAGCCGTAGCGGACGGCCGTCGCCGAGGTCCAGCCCGCCTCGTCCACCAGCCTGCGGACCGTGCGGCTGGAGTAGCCGTGGGGATAGGCGAAGGAGTCGACGCGATGCCCGAGGGCGTCCTCGAGACGGTCCTTGCAGCCCAGGACCTCCTCCCGGGCGGACTGCCGGGGAAGGGCGTCCAGTTGAGGGTGGGTCCGGGTGTGGCCGCCGATCTCGACGAACGGGTCCAGCTCGCGCACCTGACGCCAGGTCAGCATCGGGGCGGGCGGGAGGAGGCTGCCCCGCTCCGGCGGCCAGGACAGGCCGCCCAGCGCACCCGTGGTGACGTAGAGGGTCGCCGGCAGGCCCCGGGCGGCGAGCAGCGGCGCCACGGTGGAGTGGAAGTCGGCGAAGCCGTCGTCGAACGTCAGTACCGCAGACCGGGGCGGCAGCGGCGGGCCGCCCCGCAGCGAGGCGACCAGGCGCCGCAGCGGGACGACGTCGAGGCCGTTGTCCGCCAGCAGGTCGAGCTGCTCGGCGAAGACCCGCGGGCGCACGGTGAACGGGGCGATCCACGGGGGAGGGTCGGCGGACACCGAGTGGTACAGGAAGACGGGGACGGGCTGGTACGTCATGCCGAGCGCTCCCTGGCGGGTGTGCGGCGGGCCGGTGCGGTGCGGGCGGGGGACGGGGAGCGCCGGGCGCGCACCGAGCCCACGGCGTAGCCCGCGGCGGTGGCGCCGACCCCTAGGGTCAGGGCGAGAACCCTGTGCGCCGGAGCGGGCCGGCCGGGCCGCAGCGCCTCGCGGTAGGCGTGCGGGATGGTCGACGTGAGGTACGCGCGCTCGCTGGACAGGGCGGCGGCGCCCTCACTGTAGTGGGCCACCAGCGCTTTGGAGAGCCCCTCGGCGTAGCAGCGCGAGCGGAAGTAGGACCAGGTGGCGCGCGCGGCGGGGACACGATGGCGGACGGCGGCCGAGGGGTCGTAGAGCAGCACGGCCTCCGGACGGCGGGATGTGATCCGCAGGCACAGCTCGGTCTCCTCGCAGCCCAGAGGCCGGGTGCCGACCCGCCCCAGGTCGGTGCGGAACCCGCCGGCCGCGCGGAGCTCCTCCTTGCGGAAGGACATGTTGGCCCCGATGAAGTTGCGGATCGGCGCGCGGCCCTCGGGCAGGCCGCGGTACGAGCAGCCGACTACCCAGTCGAACTCCGGCGGGAACCAGACCGGCCGGTCCGTCTCCCACCAGGGGACGACCAGCCCGCCGACCCCGGCGACCCGCGGGTCGCGGTAGTCGGCCAGCAGCCGGGCCGCCCACGCCGGGTGGGCCGTCGCGTCGTCGTCCAGGAACGCCACCACGTCCCCCACGGCCGCCTCGACACCGGTGTTCCGGGCGCCGGACAGGCCCTTGCGGTGTTCGTTGGGCAGCACGCGGACGCCGTGCAGCAGGCGGCCGGCGAGCCGCTGGAGCTCCGGGCAGTGGTCGACGACCAGCAGGACGTCGTCCGGCGGGCGGCGCTGGGACCGGACCGAGGCGATGGCGGCCTGGAGATCCTCCCAGCGGTCCAGCGTGTAGGCGCACACGATGACCGAGAGGCTCGGTGCGGTGTTCATGAGGTACTCCCGGTGCTCAGGACGTCCTGCCGGGACGCGGACGTCAGCCAGCGGGACCGCAGAATCAGCAGGGGCGTGGCGATCAGGCACTCCGCCGCCAGCCAGGCGATGCCCGCGCCCGTCACCCCGAACACCGGCAGCAGCAGATGCACCAGGCCCAGCACCAGCACGCAGAGGGCGACCTGCAAGCCGACCACCAGACGCATACGGCGGCGGGCCCGCAGCACGTCCACGGCCACGCTGAACACCAGATTGGGCAGCGCGGACAGGGCCAGCAGACGCAGCAGGGTGGTGCCGTGCTCGGCGTAGCC
It encodes the following:
- a CDS encoding glycosyltransferase family 2 protein, with translation MNTAPSLSVIVCAYTLDRWEDLQAAIASVRSQRRPPDDVLLVVDHCPELQRLAGRLLHGVRVLPNEHRKGLSGARNTGVEAAVGDVVAFLDDDATAHPAWAARLLADYRDPRVAGVGGLVVPWWETDRPVWFPPEFDWVVGCSYRGLPEGRAPIRNFIGANMSFRKEELRAAGGFRTDLGRVGTRPLGCEETELCLRITSRRPEAVLLYDPSAAVRHRVPAARATWSYFRSRCYAEGLSKALVAHYSEGAAALSSERAYLTSTIPHAYREALRPGRPAPAHRVLALTLGVGATAAGYAVGSVRARRSPSPARTAPARRTPARERSA
- a CDS encoding glycoside hydrolase family 16 protein — translated: MRARRLRPALAALALVLAFGCGATEPDTPRPTPVPQGWTLTFHDEFDGSELDTDRWATCYDWNQDGCTNSGNDEEQWYLPGQVSVRDGLLSLNAERQETQGSDDRTYPWRSGMISTGRDDWYADPRHVFTYGYFEASIRVPEQAGMFPAFWMMPASRFTPPELDIMEFLGGTDRVFMYAHWRSPEGDQRARGTYGPVPFAEEHHVYGMLWTEDKVSWYVDGVERFRVTEPEQVPHVPMEVLVNLAVGVPQSPPASVDAARMTVDWVRVWQE
- a CDS encoding polysaccharide deacetylase family protein; its protein translation is MTYQPVPVFLYHSVSADPPPWIAPFTVRPRVFAEQLDLLADNGLDVVPLRRLVASLRGGPPLPPRSAVLTFDDGFADFHSTVAPLLAARGLPATLYVTTGALGGLSWPPERGSLLPPAPMLTWRQVRELDPFVEIGGHTRTHPQLDALPRQSAREEVLGCKDRLEDALGHRVDSFAYPHGYSSRTVRRLVDEAGWTSATAVRYGFSSGADEPLRIARLMVRADTTRDRFLDWAQGLGAPVAPFPERALSRAWRSYRRLRAGIDHPHPSLPLTAR